The following nucleotide sequence is from Saccharothrix texasensis.
TCGTCGACCTTGATCGTGTAGATCCAGAACGACGACTCGCGGTCGGGCGCGCGTTCGGTCAGCTCCAGGCCCGGCACGTCGGCCAGCTCCGCGTCGAAGTGCGCGGCGTTGCGGCGGTGCTTGGCCAGGACCTCGTCCACGTGGTCCAGGTTGGCCAGGCCGATGCTGGCGTTGATGTCGTTCATGTGGAACTTGAAGCCGAACTCGGGGATGTCGTTGAGGAACGAGAACCGCGCGGTGGTCTCGCGGTCGATGCCGTACCACCGCAGCAGCCGCGCCCGGCGGGCCAGCTCCTTGTCCGGCAGCACGACCAGGCCGCCGTCACCGGCGGTCAGGTGCTTGATGGCCTGGAAGCTGAACACCGAGATGTTGCCGTGGTTGCCCAGCTGCTTGCCCTCGAACGTGGCGCCCCAGGCGTGCGCGCAGTCCTCGATCACCACGGGGCGCACGCCGTGCACCTTCTCCGCCTGGTCCAGCACCTCGGCCAGCCGCCGCAGGTCCACCGGGTAGCCCGCCCAGTGCACCACGATGATCGCCTTCGTCCGCGGGGTGATCTTGCGGGCCAGGTCGTCCAGGTCCATGTTGAGGTTGGCGGGGTCGACGTCCACCCAGCGCAGGCGTAAGCCGTTCGCCAGGATCGGCCAGTTGGTGGCGCTGCACGTCATCGGCGTGGTCAGCACTTCACCGCCCTCGCCGCCGACACCGCCGGTGACCAGGTGCAGGGCCAGGTGCAGCCCCGAGGTGGCGCTGTTGACGGTGGCGAGCTTCGGGTTGCCGATCCGGGT
It contains:
- a CDS encoding DegT/DnrJ/EryC1/StrS family aminotransferase, with the translated sequence MIPLFKVAMSGTAPALVEKVLTSGFIGQGAKVDEFEAALATRIGNPKLATVNSATSGLHLALHLVTGGVGGEGGEVLTTPMTCSATNWPILANGLRLRWVDVDPANLNMDLDDLARKITPRTKAIIVVHWAGYPVDLRRLAEVLDQAEKVHGVRPVVIEDCAHAWGATFEGKQLGNHGNISVFSFQAIKHLTAGDGGLVVLPDKELARRARLLRWYGIDRETTARFSFLNDIPEFGFKFHMNDINASIGLANLDHVDEVLAKHRRNAAHFDAELADVPGLELTERAPDRESSFWIYTIKVDDRDGFMRRMEEAGIMASQVHERNDVYTTVREYAALLPGLDSVSTRMVSIPVGWWLTEDERGHIVSTIKAGW